A segment of the Streptomyces sp. XD-27 genome:
GTACACTCGTCCGTATGACTGATGAGCCCGCCAAGGCGCCGCACGCCGGGTACGAGGGCGGCGGTGCCGGATCCGAGGAGTACAAGGAGCGCGCCGTCGCCTGGCGCGTCTTCGTGTACGTGGTCGCCGGGCACGTCTTCGCGGGCTTCCTGTGGCTGCTGTTCTACCTGGGTGCCCACGCCCCGAAGTAGCAGCCGCGCCGGAGTGAGCCGCGGGCTCAGCCCGGCCAGCTCCACTCCACGACCTCCGGCAGGTCCGTGCCGTGCCGTCGGATCCAGCGGTGGTGCCGCTGCCGGATGTCCGCCATCGCCTGCCGGACCCCCGTGGCGCCCACCGCGAGCCCCGGCACCCGGTCGATGACGTCCATCACCAGCCGGTACCGGTCGAGATCGTTGCGTACGACCATGTCGAAGGGCGTGGTCGTGGTGCCCATCTCCTTGTAGCCGCGCACATGCACCTGCGGGTGGACGGCCCGCCGGTACGTCAGCCGGTGGATCAGCCACGGATAGCCGTGGTAGGCGAAGATCACCGGGCGGTCGCGGGTGAAGACCGCGTCGAACTCCTTGTCCGTCATCCCGTGCGGATGCTCCTCGCGCGGCATCAGCCGCGTCATGTCGACCACGTTCACCACCCGGACCGACAGCTCCGGCAGATGCCGGCGCAGCAGCGCGGCCGCGGCCAGCGCCTCCTGGGTGGGGACGTCGCCGGCGCAGGCCAGCACCGCGTCCGGTCCGGTGCCCCGCTCCTCGGTGCCCGCCCACTCCCACACCCCGGCCCCGCGCGCGCAGTGGTCGCGCGCCTGGTCGATATCCAGCCAGTCGAAGCCGGGCTGCTTGCCCGCGACCACGACGTTCACCACGTCGCGGGTGCGCAGCACATGGTCGGCGACGCACAGCAGGGTGTTGGCGTCCGGCGGCAGGTACACCCGCACCACGTCCGGGTTCTTGTTGAGGACGTGGTCGACGAAGCCGGGGTCCTGGTGGGAGAAGCCGTTGTGGTCCTGCCGCCACACATGCGAGGTCAGCAGGTAGTTCAATCCCGCGACCGGCGCCCGCCAGGGCACCGTGCGCGCGGTGCCGACCCACTTCACGTACTGCGCGGCCATGCTGTCCACGATGTGCGCGAACGCCTCGTAGCACGAGAACAGCCCGTGCCGCCCGGTGAGCACATAGCCCTCCAGCCAGCCCTGGCACAGGTGCTCCGACAGCACCTCCATGACCCGGCCGTCCGGCGCCAGGTCCCGGTCGGTGGGGGCGCGCTCGGCCTGCCACGCCTTTCCGGTCGCCTGGTACAGGTCCTGCAGCCGGTTCGACGCGGTCTCGTCGGGACCCACCACCCGGAAGTCCCGGCGGTCCGCGGTGTCCGCCATGATCTGGCGCAGCAGCCCGCCGAGCACCCGCGTCGGCTCGTGCAGCGCGGTGCCGGGCCGGTCCACGGGCACCGCGAACCGGGCCAGGTCCGGCAGCGGCAGCTCCCGCAGCAGCCGGCCGCCGTTCGCGTGCGGGTTGGCGCCCAGCCTGCGGTCCCCGTCGGGGACGCAGGCCAGCACCGGGGGCCGCGGGTGGCCGCCCTCGTCGAACAGCTCCATCGGCAGGTACGAGCGCAGCCACCGGTCGAGCTGCCGCAGATGGTCGGGGTTCTCGCGGACGGCGTCGAGCGGCACCTGGTGGGCGCGCCAGGTGCCCGCCACCGGCTCGCCGTCGACCTCCTCGGGCCCGGTCCAGCCCTTCGGCGTACGCAGCACGATCAGCGGCCAGTGCGGGCGCCGCCGGTCCCCGTCCTCGCGGGCGGCGCGGCGGATGGCGGCGATCCGGTCCACCGCGAGGTCCAGGGCGGCGGCCATGTCGCGGTGGACGTGCGCGGGATCGCTGTCCAGCCGGCCGGTGACGTACAGCGGCTCGTGGCCGTATCCGCGCAGCAGGGCGTCGAGCTCCGCGTCCCCCAGCCGCGCGAGCACCGCCGGGTTGGCGATCTTGTACCCGTTGAGGTGGAGGATGGGCAGCACGGCACCGTCGTGCACCGGGTCCTGGAACTTGTTCGCGTGCCAGGAGGCGGCCAGCGGCCCGGTCTCCGCCTCGCCGTCGCCGATCACGCAGGCCACCAGCAGGTCCGGGTTGTCCAGCGCCGCGCCGTAGGCGTGCCCAAGGCAGTGGCCCAGCTCGCCGCCCTCCTGGAGGGAGCCGGGCACCTCGGGGGCGGTGTGGCTTGCCACGCCGCCCGGCGTCGAGAACTGCCGGAACAGCCGCGTCAGCCCCGCCAGGTCGCGGCCGCAGTCGGGGTTGAGCTCGCCGTACGTGCCCTCCAGCCAGGCACCGGCGAGCACCGCGGCCCCGCCGTGCCCCGGACCCCACACGCACACGGTGTCCTGGTCGCGCTCGCGGATCATGCGGTTGAGGTGGGTGTAGACCAGGTTCAGCCCGGACAGGTGCCCCAGTGCCCCAGCAGCCGCGGCTTGATGTGCTCCGGCCGCAGCGGCTCGGTGAGCAGCGGATTGCCGCGGAGATAGAGCTGGCCGGCGGCGAGGTAGTTCAGCGCGCGCCAGTGCGAGTCGAGCTCCTCCACGGCGCTGTCGGAGAGCGTGGATGGCGTGTGCACCGTTACGTCCCTCGTGTACGTCCCTTGTGCGGGCCGCCGTGCGGCACGCGTGCGGCCCTGCGACCGACCATGCCACAGCCGCCGCCGATGAGCGCGACGAGAGGCCGGTGCGGCGCGATCGGACGCCGACGGGGCGCGATGGGACGCCGGTGCGGCACCACGGACGCCGATGGGCGGGACGGGAGCCGACGCGGCACCCTGAGGACATGAGTGGACTTCTCAGCGGGCTGTCCGGCGAGCACCGCGACCGGCTGCTGGCGCTCGCACACGACGCGTCCTTCCCCTCCGGCGCGCGGCTCTTCGAGGAGGGCGGCAGGGCCGACCGCTTCTGGATCGTCCGCACCGGATCGGTCACCCTCGACATGCGGGTGCCGGGGCGCCGGCCCGTGGTCATCGAGACACTCGGCCCCGGCGAGCTGGTCGGCTGGTCGTGGCTGTTCCCGCCGGGCGGCTGGCACCTGGGCGCGGAGGCCCTCAGCCCGGTGCGCGCGCACGAGTTCGACGCGGCCGCGGTCCGGCAGCTCTGCACGGACGACACCGCCCTGGGCTACGAACTCGTGCTGGCCTGCGCGCAGGCCATGGGCCGGCGGCTGCAGAGCGCCCGCAACCGCGCGCTGGACCTGCACAACCCCTACAACAGCGGCGGGCCGCACTGACCGCGGAACGGGTCAGCGGGTGGCCGCCGCGAACGGTTCGGCGGGCGGCCGTCGTTCGCCGGGGCGGCGCCCCCCGCGGCGCCTCCCCGATGGTGCGGTCAGTAGCCCTGGTTCGGGTACTGCTGACGCCCGTACTGGTCCTGGTACGGGGCGGGCGCCGGGCGCGGGGCGGCAGGCCGCGGCATGGCCGGGCGCATCGCCTCGTACCCCGTCGGTCCGCCCATGCCCGGACGCGGCTGCTGCATCGGCGGCTGGGCGCCCGGATAGCCGCGCGGGCCCGTCGACTGCGGCGGGATGTACGGCGCCGGGGGTGCTGCAACCCGCTGGGCTGCGGCATGCCGCCCTGCGCCGGATAGCCGTGCGGCGGGGTGTGCTGCGGGGACGGCGCGGCCGGCAGGGCGGGCAGCGCCGCCGGGAGCGCCGGCGAGGCAGGCGAGAAGAAGCCGCTCGCGTCATACGGGGACGGGACCCGGATGGGCGCGATCTGCGGTGTCCCCCGCTCCGCGACGAGGCTGTCGTAGATGGGAGTGTCCGGGAAGGACGGCGAGGAGTAGTAGCCGCCGCCATAGGTGCTGCGGGGGGAGCTCATAGTCCATAAGTTAAGCCCACGATGTGCTGGTTGTGGAGTCGGATAAGCGGGTTGTTTCGTGGGTTCCCTGCGCCCGGCGATCCCCAATCACAGCGAACCTGGGAAAATCGGTCGTCAGGGTACGTTGAGATCGTGTAAAGAGCGCGCTCCCGGTGGGTTACCGTCGGTTGGAATCCGGGCACGGACCCGCCGGACACACGACGGATGAGAGGCAGGGGGAAGGAATGGCGATGCGCAAGGGCGCCAATGTTCAGGTGCCGGCGTCGGCGGTG
Coding sequences within it:
- a CDS encoding DUF6126 family protein; the protein is MTDEPAKAPHAGYEGGGAGSEEYKERAVAWRVFVYVVAGHVFAGFLWLLFYLGAHAPK
- a CDS encoding Crp/Fnr family transcriptional regulator yields the protein MSGLLSGLSGEHRDRLLALAHDASFPSGARLFEEGGRADRFWIVRTGSVTLDMRVPGRRPVVIETLGPGELVGWSWLFPPGGWHLGAEALSPVRAHEFDAAAVRQLCTDDTALGYELVLACAQAMGRRLQSARNRALDLHNPYNSGGPH